In Nicotiana tabacum cultivar K326 chromosome 17, ASM71507v2, whole genome shotgun sequence, one DNA window encodes the following:
- the LOC107812875 gene encoding small ribosomal subunit protein uS12 produces MGKTRGMGAGRKLKSHRRRQRWADKSYKKSHLGNEWKKPFAGSSHAKGIVLEKIGIEAKQPNSAIRKCARVQLIKNGKKIAAFVANVGCLNYIEENDEVLIAGFGRKGHAVGDIPGVRFKVVKVSGVSLLALFKEKKEKPRS; encoded by the exons ATGGG GAAAACACGTGGAATGGGAGCTGGTCGTAAACTGAAGTCCCACCGTAGGAGGCAGCGGTGGGCTGATAAATCTTATAAGAAATCTCATCTTGGCAATGAATGGAAGAAGCCATTTGCAGGGTCATCTCATGCAAAGGGGATTGTCCTGGAGAAAAT CGGTATTGAAGCTAAACAGCCCAACTCTGCCATTAGAAAGTGTGCTCGAGTTCAGCTGATTAAGAATGGGAAGAAGATAGCCGCTTTTGTAGCCAACGTTGGTTGTTTGAACTACATTGAAGAGAAT GACGAGGTGTTGATTGCTGGATTTGGTCGTAAGGGACATGCTGTGGGAGATATTCCTGGTGTTAGGTTCAAGGTTGTGAAGGTGTCTGGTGTCTCACTTTTGGCTCTCTTCAAAGAGAAAAAGGAGAAGCCAAGATCTTAA